From the genome of Liolophura sinensis isolate JHLJ2023 chromosome 5, CUHK_Ljap_v2, whole genome shotgun sequence:
AAGTTCCAGTTCTGTTCTTTCTTTCCTGTCGGACACTCCAGTCTAACACTGATCTCAGCCCCCACAATCCTCTCCGGCACcggtaaattaaaattttgcaccTGGCAGTAAACTGTGGACATGGATTTTCCTGTAAGTTTAGATTTACCCTTACTTTGTAAATAATCAAGGTAAGAAGACAGTAACTGTAATTTAGGTTCCCGTAAGTATTTAGTATTAGTTCTAAGCACACATGTCGCAACAACACTTGTGATTGTCAGTCAATGATTTACGTATTTTAGCCAAGTTCCGCTGCACCACTTAGGTCCTTGACCTGTGAAGCGTACTTGTATACACCTCTCGGCTCGGCTACGGCTCAttttcaggaggtttgttaggtacctagAGAagctcggtggtttactccgaccTCGGTATCTCCAACTAGGAAACTTAAACGTCGCcttataggtgaaaaattcatcaTCAAATAAACTGCATTCATTTTGACATGTGATCATTGGATTTGCTGTGGTTcgttatttatcattataaccACCGTCTGAAGAATCAACAGTAAACCATTGGAACGATTCTGGAATTCTTATGCGAGATCATAGGGTACGCTTTGTTAACACGCTTGGATTATGGAAATAACTCCCGCCTGATTGGTTAACACTACGTCGTCAGTTTTCTCAATGTGTGCGattttgtttagttttaatTAACTGCGACATCTCGGTTtagcaacatcacaaaaatcgAAAAGTACGCTTTTAAacgtgggatactttatcgatgcatatatacaattTGTCCagtgttgtattttcttttatatatataaactgttaGCTCAAAGTTTGATTAACTAGATAGAAAAACAGCATAATAATGAAAACAGGATAAGATTTGGAGCTATTAACGCATCGTGAAAGTTACAGTAATTTCGTTATGCATATCTGTGTTCAGTGGGAAGTGGAGGGGGGACACAATGTCCAAAGCAACAACTGCTATACATGGCTTGTGTGATATAAAGCAAAGTGTGATAATGGTACGGATATCAAtccagattttatttttcaacccAAAATCAACGAATGTCGCTGTGATATTTCTCGAATTTGTGAAAAGACGGGAAAAGTCACCGTTTTGACATTTTTCCAATCCCCAAAATATAGTTTACTTTCTCTAAAATGACACAAAAGGAAAGTgccagtctacatgtactgcatgtcCAAGATGGCAGAGTATGCAGCCGTCATGCATGTACCTATAAAAGTTCAAATTTGCATTGTCATGATATACTTCCCCTCTTGGAGCTTTCCGTGAGAGGACATTAcagtccatacatgtatattttggcCTTCCTTGTTTCCACACGTTGCATGCACATCAAAAACTGATAGGCATATATTTGTTAACATAAAAACGGCTATTTGACCTTTCTAGTTAgctataaaacaccaatgttttggagaaaacttgtaaatgatttactgaaaacgtGAATGTTGTAAAAAGAATGTCAGCCTATGTTTTGACAAAAAAGTATGTTTGTATAGTCcctcagtatacatgtaacgcgTTTATGGATACGACATCAAATCAAACAGCAAGGCGTTTGCACATTAATGCGTGTGTTTTTAtttcgtatgagtgaaatattcttgagtacggtgtaaaacaccaatcaaataaataaataaatactgatattGAAAGAAACACTATCCTGGGGAGGATATATATCTGGGCTTATTGCAATGCCGGTTGAAGACAAAAAGATTTGAAAATTGTCAGTCCTTCCTTCCGGCGGCTTCGTGAAATATACTCATGCATGTGGCTTCGTGAAATAAACCCGTTTGTGGTGGCTTCATTCGTGAAACGACCTCGTGAGTGGTGGCTTCGTGAAATGAACTCGCGTATGGTGACTTCGTGAAATGAGCTCGTGAGTGAGTTAGGTGTATGCATCAAACAATGAAATGTATCTATCCAAATTACATCCAATCAACTACCCAGTTAATTTCAGCATTTGTGGAAGAGGAAAAGTACATTTAAAGAAATCAAGCAGCAATCAGTCTTCTGCgttttaattctttttattcAAGCACAATATTATAACACACGTTCAAGTGCACTTAATATTTACGCACCAGTCATTCGTCAGGAAAGAATTACATTTGAAAACCATTCGAATTAATGTATACGTAATGTATAAATTCCGGGTGAAATGGGATTTATTAGTAGATTACCCCTTCCACCAGTAGTTGAACTGACAACAGCAGTTAGTACACAGAGTTATACGCTTGATGACGAATGGGATTGGTTTAAGCCCTGGACAGTAAAGCACGACGATCTGTGAGCGACGTCCGTAAGCGTTACACCGGCCCGGACAACCACATCCTAGGCGGCAGTACGAGTTGGGGCGGCTGCAGAGAGACAATAGAAGTCAgcaaacaagtaaaaaaaatgcaatttagCTCATATTTTGTTCCATTTACCTAGCTTTATGTTATATAAATGTTCGATTATAGGGCTTGAAGCCACGAAGTTGTCAGGTATTTGGCAAAGGAAGGTGACATACTTCGGTTGCTTTCACCCTAAAAAAAtttcgtcatataagtgaaacataacGTGAAAACGACGTTATACACagagtaaaaaaatatatatctaaataaatcaataaatgaaaatgatagCTTGTCAAAATAATATTGGGTGTAAGGGTGTTTTGTAAGGAGTTAACTACACATAGTCCaaactgaaactatccctcttgtcgtaaagtctgcgagagaggaaactgttttggtctttgtacaaatattggTCCAGGtcagatgtaccatctggagaatcTGAGgatttcctttaaatccagcaaagGTGGGCATATATCTTTCACGGCCTTTGTTTTATATGAACACTGAAAAACACCTCTCCCgtcattttgtcttttttttttttttttaccgtcAACCTTAGTGAAGATGTTTATGgttgctttctcacaggctgtgCAAGGCATACACCAGTGCCGAGTTACAGCACTAAAGGTTCAAAATGTCGTTTATGGAAAGTTAACAGGGGTCTAAGGCGTACTACGTCTTGTTGCGCACTGATCTTACCTGCAGGCTACGTTCGTCACGCCTCCTCGCGGCCAGATGATGCGACAGTTATCACAGCTGTACAGCTGTTGTTTCACAGCCTTGCAATTTGAGCAAGGGCATctgaaacaatgaaacaaaaactaaaGTACATTTGACAAGATATGGTGAAACATTCCTTACACAAAAGCATGaacatatatgtcatatttcGAACTTCCTCtacggtcgtacgtgggatggcctgacagcaacatgttaatggccgtgggtttaacctgggctgtacccggtttcctccctccatcatgctggctaccatcctagaaatcaaatattcttgactgttAATCAAATACCCTCGGACAGGGAATTTTCCAGATTTCTGTGATCCCACTGTTCTCTGGGCCCGGTAGGGAGCATAAGCTTTAGACAACAACTGTACGCTTTCGTGTATAGTCTTATATAAAATTCATTGCACACCAATTAGCTTCTGTCAATATGACAAAAATATCGCAAGTGGTAAAATGCGCCAGTGGCGTGCCAAAGCTCACTGGTTTACCCATCCTTCAATCCACCATGGTATACGTGATACCTTTTTAAGTGAAGGTCGTTAAACAGCTACCAAGTTAAAGGATTTTCCAAGGAATGTTTTCCCACTTTTACTCACTTATAGGAGACTGGCAGAATACTTGACTTTTCGTCGGCCTTGTTCTCAGCATCTAACTCGGCGATTTTGGCCTGGATATCTGGGTTTTGTCTCAAGGCCGCCTCAACATCCTCGctggaaaaaacatttttgagaatGAAATATAAGACAACAAAAAGCTTTGTAGATCAGAATTTATTGATAATTGTTTTACAAAACGAATGACAAGTGTTGTTCACTATTCCATAGATTTAATGTTGTTTACCCAGATGGGACGAGTATACAAAATATCTCCTTCATGCATTGCCGTAGCGGAGGAAATAGTGCATATGTTTGTGTACaccatttacattgttttcaagtAAATGTTTGTCCAATAGGATGACTAAAGTAGCATtttgaccagtgacatctaataaatcgTAATTAGCACCACTGAtgttttttacttaattctgcttgaGCCTTGACGATAAATGATGTATCGGTTTCTACTGTATAAGCATCTACATGAATAGTTATAATGACACCCTTACTGAGGTAGTCCTAACTTGATGCGAGGTCGGGTTTCAACGGTTacttcgctgctctggatttactgcCTTAGTATTTTGAAGGGAAGTTGTTAATGGAAGTGGACTTACGTGGTGGCTCTGGCAGTACGGATAGCGCTACATGACGGCGCGCAAGGTTTGACTGGGATAAAGGGTTGGGCCCAGGGCAGTTCCGCCTGCAGCTGGGCAGAGACGGACACCAACAGGTAAAGAACCACGGCAGACAACTACTGACAGAAAACAATACACCAGCTAGTAAGATTTCATGGAAATGGAATTAATAAgttaatgatttttttgtttatacagCTATTGTGACcacataattacataatttGAATGCCTTGATGTAATTATACGGGGGAAATTGGAGTTCGCAATTTGCAACAAGGTATACGTCACCTAAGTGAAAACAAGACCGGATTCGTTTATTAGGACGCCATAGTACGTCAGATAACATGTTCAGAATCTTTAAATCAAATTCTACATTTACATATCGCATCATTACCGCTGTATCAGTTAAAACCTAATTTGCACATTCAGTAATTTAATTTAACCCTTTATTTAGTTAATGAGGATAACCAACAGTCAATTGGCCACTAGGGGATCTCCTCTGACATACAACATAGTGAATCGCATATCTTTACAAGTAAGTACAATGTAATACAATTATAAGGTATATATGGATAAACATCGGTATATTATACAAGGAAAAAACATTCATATGTATGCCtaaacccatatatatatatatatatatatatatatatatatatatatatatatatatatatatatatatatatatatatatatatatatatatatatatattcaagtaTCCAAATATAGTACATACAAAACATTAAATACGAGTTCGACAGGCGGAAAATAGGTGGAAATTATGTGGAACTGTAGGTGGAAAGAGAGCtaattttttggcaaaaaaaaaaacgcgtcGTTGCATCAGTGAAACGATGCAAACATGTGAAGATAGATACAATATCATTTGTACTTAATTCATCTGATCCATTCATTAAAATTTCACACGTGCTCTTTAAGAACTAATCCTAAAACATAAAATAGTTTGTTACCCAGGGCAGATTATCCCTGCCAGTAAGACGGACATGTGTTTTCTTTGAGTGGCGAATTCGGGGCATTTTCACAAGTAAAGCCACATAAAGAACAACTTTTACCATTTACGGTATTTTAGGTATATAAATCACCGTTTAGGGTACATAGGCTCATTGTCATTCTGCACTGAATAATAGAGGGATAATTACAAAAAGAATTAAAACCGTTATCCAGCAGCGTTGCCGGGGTACATGTTATTAGTCTTTTACCACATCTGGTAGCCTGGTGTGTATAAAGTTCGTGATTGGCTTCTACAAAGTTGGTGATAATGTGAAAAAAGCGTAAAAAGAATGGCAGGAAATATCTGGATATGAACCACAGGCATCTAGATACAATGTCCATGGGGACTTGcagtaaatataaaacattgcTCTCTGATGGCAGTGCTGGGCTACATATATG
Proteins encoded in this window:
- the LOC135465919 gene encoding uncharacterized protein LOC135465919, translated to MHYFTLSAVVLYLLVSVSAQLQAELPWAQPFIPVKPCAPSCSAIRTARATTEDVEAALRQNPDIQAKIAELDAENKADEKSSILPVSYKCPCSNCKAVKQQLYSCDNCRIIWPRGGVTNVACSRPNSYCRLGCGCPGRCNAYGRRSQIVVLYCPGLKPIPFVIKRITLCTNCCCQFNYWWKG